The genomic window GAATGAAAAATGTAATCAATTCTATAAGAAGGAAAATCTCCGATATACGTATTGCCGATGCCGCTTCCGCTTTCCATAAATGAATCAAGATATTTTTCCGCGAAGGCATGATACGTATAGGAGAAAGGAGTGTCGTTGAAATCACCGCAAATGATGACAGGATATTTGCAGGCGTTGATGTGAGCTAGAATTTTTTCTGTTTGTGTTGCCCGCTTGATGAAGGCGTGTTTGATCCGCCTGAGAATATTTTTTGAAGCAATCTCAATGTCTTCCACATCCAGCGTATCATTATTTTTTTTCAGCGCTTCAATGAATCTGTAGTCAGCATAACCAAAACTGATGGACTGCAAATGCATGTTGTACACACGCACGGTATCTTCACCGATTTTTAAATCAGAAAAAATGCAAATGCTGTTGCTTTTGTATTTAAAAGGAATCTTTCCTTTGAAGAGGATGGGATATTTACTGAAAGTGGCTATGCCCCAATGATCTGTTTTCCTGCGCGTGAGGGTATATTTAACGTGATGGTCTACTGATTGAGTGAGTTCAATCAGCGTGTCCAGCGTTTCAAAATAGCCGCTGTCACCCTGAAAGAATTCCTGCAGGCAGACAATATCAGCCGATTCGTTTTTCAGGAAGGAAAAAATCTTGTTGCGCGTTTCTGTGTTGTGAGTCCAGTTGTATAAATCAAAGTTGCGGACATTGTAAGAAAGAACTTTGATTCCGCCTTTTGTATTTTGATTCCCGCTACCGAAGTGAAATAAGTTTTTCATGTCATTCCAGCCGATGAGGATGGCAATCAATGAAAGCCAGTATAGTTTCTTCCATCGAATAATCCACCAGATGAGAAACAAAACATTTACAATAAGAAGCCATGGATATGCCAGCCCGAAAAAAGCAAACAGCCAGAATGGTTTTGGATTTGCGTAAGGGGCGAAGTAGGAGAGAAGTAAAGAGAGTAGAAAAATGAAATAAGCAATCCGAAAGAAAATGGATAATATGGTTTTTAGTTTTTTCATAAATGATTCAGACGGATTAAGGATGATTCAAACGGATGTATCCGTTTTTATCCGTTTGCATCTGCTAGTTCCGCCCGCTTGCCTTAAACAAAAAATCTTTTTCTTCTTTCGTCAGCGCTTCGTATCCTGATTTCGAAATCTTGTCAAGTATCGCATCAATCTTTGCTTGCTTTGCCCGTTGATTCTGGTTGTAATCTTCATCGCTTGGTTTTCTTCGGTAGCTTACTTTTATTTTTGTTCTTCCCAAGAAAAGAGATTGCATCCAATCTAAAAAAACACTAACAGGTTTTGTAATGTCTCTTCCGCTTTTATATTGAAGTATGAAAAGAACGCCAAACAATGCTCCGCCAATGTGCGCGATTTTTCCTCCTGTGTTTTGTGAAATGTCAAGTACGCTGGTGAGAATGAATGAAACAAGCGCGAGATATTTCAGGCGGACAGGTCCAAAGAACATAAGTTGAATTACGTAATCAGGAAGAAGCACTGCAGTAGCAATCACCACCGACATTACGCCTGCTGAAGCGCCAAGTAAAAATGTGTTGTAAAAATACAAGGGTGCAATCACAGCCATGAGCAGGTATAGAATTCCTCCACTCAATCCTCCCAGCAAATAAACTCCTACCAACCGCTTGCTTCCCAGATACTCTACAAAAATTTTTCCTATCCAGAAAAGCCAGAGCATGTTGAAGAGAATGTGCATCAGTCCTTCGTGCAGAAACATATATGTGAGGCACGTCCACGCGTGCGTGAGAGCAAGAGAAACATTTCCGGGAATTGCCAGCCAGTAAGTAAGTGAAAGCCCGCCTCCATTGAATTTTATCAGCGCGTCAATAATATTGACGATTAAAAAAACAATTACGTTGATGAGGATAATCCTCGTCAGCCCGCTTCCGCTTCGGGAGAAAACATTTTTTATATCATCTGCAAACGACATGGCTCAAAAATTCTTGTTCAAAGTTAATTGATTTATGCGACATTTGTTCCTATGAGTTTACATTTTCAAAAATTCACTCTCGCTAACGGGCTTCGCGTTATTTATCACGAAGACCGTTCCACACCTCTCGTGTGCATGAATATTTTGTATGATGTGGGCGCGCGAGATGAAGATTCCAGCCGCACGGGTTTCGCGCATTTGTTCGAGCATCTGATGTTTGGCGGAAGCGTGAACATTCCCAGTTATGATGAACCATTGCAAAGAGTAGGAGGAGAAAACAACGCTTTTACTTCGAATGACATTACTAATTATTATCTCACCCTTCCCACGGCAAATCTTGAAACGGCTTTCTGGCTGGAGAGCGACCGTATGTTGTCGCTCGCGTTCTCCGAAAAAAGTTTAGAGGTTCAGCGCAATGTGGTGATAGAAGAATTCAAGCAGAGATACCTGAACCAGCCATACGGAGACATCTGGTTGCTCCTTCGCCCGATGGTGTATAAAGTGCATCCGTATTTGTGGGATACGATAGGGAAAGATATTTCTCACATAGCAGAAGCGAAGATGGAAGATGTACGCGCGTTCTTTAAAAAATTTTATTGCCCGAACAATGCCATTATGGTTTTGTCAGGCAATACTTCGCTGGAAGAGGTGAAACGACTTTCTGAAAAATGGTTTGGTGTTATTCCCCGAGGACCTGAAAACAAACGCAACCTGCCTGCGGAACCTGAACAAAAAGAATTCCGTTCGCTCACTGCGGAGCGCGAAGTTCCATTCAATGCGCTTTATCAAACCTACCACATGTGTTCACGCAAGGACAAGGAATATTACACCGTGGATCTGCTTTCTGATATTCTCTCGGATGGAAGTTCTTCGCGCCTGTACAACCAACTCGTGAAGAACAAGAAAATGTTTTCCGAACTCAGCGCCTATGCGGATGACAGTTTTGACAAAGGAATGTTTGTGATAAGCGGAAAGCTTTTGAACGGAGTGAAAATGGAAGATGCCGAAAAAGCAATAGCCGAAGAGTTGGAGAAACTGAAAAAGGAGAAAGTGCAGGAAAAAGAATTGCAGAAGGTGCAGAACAAGGTAGAAGCCACGCTGGAATTTTCCGAGATGAACATCATGAACAAAGCGCTCAACCTTGCTGTATCAGAATTGTTTGGCGATGCCGAACTGGCAAATCACGAAGCCGAAAAATATCTTGCAGTCACCACCGAACAGATTCAGCAGCAGGCAAAACAGATATTCAGAAAGGAGAATTGTTCAACGTTGTATTATCTGGCGAAAAATAATTGATAACCTATGGAAGTAGTAGACCGAAACAAAAGCCCGCAGGTAAATCAGATAAAGAAGATTGACCTTCTCCGCGCTTCAGAGACCAAGCTGAAAAATGGAATCCCCGTTTATCATATCAAAGCCGGCACGCAGGATCTGGTAAAGATTGAATTGCTTTTTCCTGCGGGAATGTGGCATCAGACCTATCCGCTGGTGGGTTCTGCGGCAAGCACCATGCTGAATGAAGGAACTTCCAAACGCAGTGCAAAAGAAATTTCTGAGATGTTGGATTACTATGGAGCGTTTCTGCATACAGAAATCACTCATGACTTTGCGGTAGTGGGAGTTCATTCTCTGAACAAGCATTTGCCTCATGTGTTGTCTGTCATTGAAGAACTGATTTCTGATTCTGTTTTCCCGCAAGATGAATGGGATATTTATTTGCAGAACAAAAGACAATCTTTCATCGTCAATAATAAAAAGGTAAGTTTTGTTTCCCGTAAAAAATTCGCTGAACTTCTCTTTGGCAATGACCACCCTTACGGGCACAATGTAATGGAAGATGATTTCGACAAACTGAAAAAAGAAGATGCCTATAATTTCTATAAGAAAACTTATACTGCAAAAGGTACCATCATAGTAGCTGCCGGAAATGTGACGGATTCCACGCTCAAACTTATTGAGAAATACTTCGGCTGCCTCCCCCAACCCCCTCCATTAGAGGGGGCTTCACGCGTGAAAGTCCTCCCTAATGGGGAGGATTTAGGTGGGGCTTCAGGCGGCTCTTTCCTTGAAGAAAAAAAAGACGCACTTCAATCTGCTATCCGAATCGGCAAAATGCTTTTCACAAAACCGCATCCTGATTATTGCGCCATGCAGGTGGTGAATACTATTTTTGGCGGATACTTTGGTTCAAGATTGATGGCGAACATCCGCGAAGACAAGGGATATACTTACGGAATCGGTTCTGCGGTGGTGTCGTTCAGTCACGCGGGGTATTTCACCATCTCCACCGAAGTAGGAGCGGAAGTAACCAAAGATGCCATCAAAGAAATTTATTTTGAACTCAGCCGGATGCAAACCGAAAAAGTTTCTGAAAGCGAGCTGGCGTTGGTGCGCAATTATATGCTCGGAGCTTTTCTCCGAAGCATTGACGGACCCTTTGCGCTTGCCGACCGTTTCAAAGGCATTTATTTCAGCGGGCTCGACTACGATTATTACAACACCTTCATCGAAACCATCCGCACCATCACTCCTGAAAAAATCATGGAACTTGCCAACAAGTATCTGAAAAAAGAAGAGATGATTGAACTGGTGGTGGGGAAAAAATAAAATAGTCATTAGCAACAGCCAATAACCAGTGACTAATGACCAATGACTAAGAATAACAATGTATTTAATTATTTACGCGCACCCCGATTCAAAAAGTTTCAACTATGCGATGCTGAAGCAGGTGATGAGTACACTTGCGAGAAAAAATATTCCTTACAAAGTCATTGACCTTTACGGAATCAATTACAATCCTGTGCTTTCACTGGAAGAGCTGAAGGGAAAAATTTCTGAGCAGACGATTGAGTTTCAGAAAATGATTAAGAAAGCAACCAATATCATTTTTATTTTTCCTGTGTGGTGGTTTCGCGCACCTGCAATACTGGAAGGTTTCTGCGATAAAGTTTTTACTGTGGGATTTGCTTACCATTATAAACATCTTTTCGGAGTGTACGGAATGCCCATCCGTCATTTGACTGATAAACGCGTAACCGCATTCATCACACATGGCGCACCGGCTTTTCCTGTAAAAACTATTTATGTGAACGCGGTGAAGTATCGTTTCATCCTTGGTTTCCTTAGTTTCTGTTTCAATATTTTCAAATGCAAAATAGTTCAGTTCTGGTCTGTGCCGTTTGTGGGTGAGGAGAAAAGAAAAAATTATTTGAAGAAAATTGTGAGTGTAATCAGTAATTTATAATCTGCTATTTCATATTATTGCATACTAAATTAGTGCAATACAATTTATACAAATATTATTATCAATTTCTAATCTGAGTAACTATGGATTTCCGAACCGAACACGACACGATGGGCGAGGTGAAAGTGCCAGCCGATAAATACTGGGGCGCGCAGACAGAGCGCTCAAGAAATAATTTTAAAATTGGTCCCGAGGCGAGTATGCCAAAAGAAATCATTTATGCGTTTGCGTATCTGAAAAAAGCTGCCGCTCATGCAAACTTTGAATTGAAAGTTCTTTCACAAGAAAAACGAGATTTAATATCCAAAGTGTGCGATGAAATTCTTGCCGGAAAATTGGACGAGCAGTTTCCTCTTGTGATTTGGCAGACGGGAAGCGGCACACAAAGCAACATGAATGCCAACGAAGTGATTGCTTACCGTGCGCATGTTCTTTCTGGAGGAAAACTTACGGATGAGAAAAAAGTTTTGCATCCGAATGATGATGTGAATAAATCTCAATCTTCTAACGACACATATCCGACTGCCATGCACATTGCCGCTTACAAGCAAGTACATGACATCACTCTTCCCGGCATGCAACTTCTGCATGACACGCTGAAGAAAAAATCGGATGAGTTCAAAAATATTGTAAAGACCGGAAGAACTCACTTCATGGATGCCACTCCGCTCACACTCGGGCAGGAATTTTCAGGGTATACACAACAGATGGCAAACAGCATCCGTGCGATTAAATGCGCTCTGGAAATGGTGCGTGAACTTGCACTTGGAGGAACAGCAGTGGGAACGGGAATGAACACACCTAAGGGTTACGATGTTCTGGTTGCAAAAAAAATCGCTGAGTTTACCGGACTTCCTTTTGTTACAGCTCCTAATAAATTTGAAGCACTTGCCGCACACGATGCGATGGTTGAATTGAGTGGCGCATTGAAACGTTCAGCAGTATCATTGATGAAAATCGCAAATGATATTCGCATTCTTTCTTCAGGGCCAAGAAGCGGAATAGGAGAATTAATTATTCCGGATAACGAACCCGGCTCATCCATCATGCCCGGAAAAGTAAATCCCACTCAGCCCGAAGCCATGACAATGGTCTGCGCTCAGGTGATAGGAAATGACGTGGCGGTTTCAATAGGAGGCATGAACGGACATTTTGAACTGAATGTTTTCAAACCTGTTATTGCGGCAAATGTTTTGCAATCAGCTCGCTTGATTGGCGATGCCAGCGTTTCATTTGAAAAAAATTGCGCTGTTGGAATTAAACCTAACATGGAAATCATCAAGAAACATTTGGATAATTCCCTGATGCTTGTTACTGCGCTGAACACGCATATTGGCTATGAGAATGCTGCTAAGATTGCCAAGAAAGCACACAAGGAAAATAAAACATTGAAACAAGCAGCAATTGAGCTCGGATTAGTTAGTGCAGAGCAATTTGACCAGTGGGTAAGGCCTGAAGATATGACGGGAAGCTTAAAGTAATTACTTCGCCTTTACTGGTTTCTCTTTTAATGTTCCTGTAAAAGAATATTCTTTTTTCGTTTTTCCTTTTTTGGAAATTATAGCTGTTCCCTCAATGTCTTTGTCAGTAACTGTTCCCTCCCATTTAATTTCTTCTCCATCAGGACTTTTTCCATCTGACTGAAAACTAATATCCATACTTTCGGAAGAAGAATCTACCGAAACAGTGTACGTTGCTGCAGGGAAATGGTTTTGCGAAGTCATAAACTTTGAATTCAGTTTTTCACTTTTAAAACTTATTTCATCTGTTTCGGTTTTACCTGCTTTCTTGGCAGTTGTTTCGGTCATATCAACAGTATACGTTTTATTCGCCAGAACTTTGTCCTTGGCTTTTTTCTGAGCAAATGCATTTGAATTGAAGGTAAAAAATGCAACCGTCAATGCTGACAGTGATAAAATTGTTGTTTTCATATTTATTGAGATTTTTGTGGCTAATTCATTTTACCCAAAGATAAAAAAAATTACATTTGTGTTCTTCATTAATCATTCACATACATGAAAAAGATTTCCACCCTTACAGTTGCTTGTGCATTAGCTTTTTTTTCAAAAGCAGGAGTGCTCACCGTCAACAACAATTCCAACAGCCCCGGGCAATACACCAGCCTGCAAACGGCAATTGATTCTGCTTCCGCAGGCGATAGTATTTATGTACACGGTTCCGCAACCAGTTATAGCAACGTATCCATAAAAAAACAGTTAACTCTTTTGGGAACAGGTCACAACCCGAATAAAACAAATAATCTTATCTCTGAAATAGGAATCATTCTGCTGGATACAATAAACGGAATTTCTGGAGCGTCCGGCACAAAAATCATCGGATTTAAACTGAACCGTGTTTCGGGTTTTGGAGGTTCAGGAGGAACAAAAAATATTTTCGTGAGTAGAAATTATTTTATCTCGGGTGGCTCAAAAATCATAATTACAGGAAAAGGCTGGACAATTGAAAACAACATCATTAACTCCTCTTCTGTAACCGTCAGCAATAATTCAAACGTCATCATCCGAAACAATATTTTCAATAACGCAAGCATTGTTACATCCAATCAACCTTCTGTGCTTATTGCTAATAATATTTTCTTCGGCACTTCGCCTCTGACCTGCTTCACTACGTTAAGCAACGCGCTCATTGCAAATAATATTTTCAGCGGCTCGTCTCCCAAGGGAGCCAACGTGAACACTAATACATTCAACAATAATATCACCTATCAAACTGCCTACGATACTATTCCTTTCGGAACAAATTCAGGCAGCGGAAATATACTTGCTCAGAATCCTCTGTATACAAATGTCGCTTCTACTTCATTCAGTTATAGCTACGATTTTTCCTTACAGGCGACATCGCCAGGGAAAAATGCCGGCACAGATGGAACTGACCTGGGAATTTATGGTGGTGCCATGCCTTTTGTGGATATGACGGGAAGCCCAGCTATTCCTCAGATGAAATTAGTTTCCATTCTGAATCCTATGATTCCTGCAGGAGACAGTTTGCATGTTATCATTAAAGCTAAGAAACAAAATTAATTTTTAGTGAATCATTTTTCTGCATTGAAAAAAACAGTTTACATATTTCTTTTTACTCTGGGATTCTGGATTCTGAATTCCGGATTTTGTTCTGCTCAAACCATTGATTCTGCCGAATATTTTTTTGATGCAGATCCTGGCACAGGAAATGGAATGTCGATTTCGATTACAGCAGGAGATTCATTAACTGATTCTCTCTATGTAAATACAAATGGTTTAAATTCCGGATTTCATTTCGTTTTCTTCCGGGTGAAGGACACTAATAACGTATGGAGTTTATATGAGGGAGGACTTATTTTTATATACGATACTGCTATGACCGCATCTGCTTCCATTGATTCTTCAGAATATTTTTTTAGTGCCGACCCGGGAGTCAACAATGGAATCACGATCACGATTGCCCCCGGTGACTCAACGCTTGATACGGTTATTGTTCCCACAACAGGACTGTTGCCCGGCTTTCACAATTTATTTGCAAGAGTAATGGATACGAACGCTGTCTGGAGCTTATATGAAGGAACTAATTTTTATTTATATGATACAATTGCTCAATCAGTCCCCGCGTCTTATCCCATTGAGTCAGCAGAATATTTTTATGATACTGACCCCGGAGTAGGAAACGGAATTGCTATAGCAAATTTTTCTCCTGCCGACAGCATTTTTTTAACTGATACTCTTCCCTCTGCACCTCTTACAACTGGGTTTCACAGTTTATTTTTGCGCGTACGCGATACAATGAATGTATGGAGTTTGTATGACTGGCAGTCTTTTGTGATTTGTAATTTCATTCCTGTGCCTGATTTCACTTCCGACACTGTGTGCCTGAATAACCCTACCACTTTTACCGACCTCAGCACGAATCTTGACACTAGCGCAAATTATACATATGGCTGGGATTTTAACAACGATGGAATTACGGATGATACCACAAAAGGAAATACTTCCTATACATTTCTATCAAGCGGCACACAAACTATTTCGCTGATTGTTAATAATTCAAATGGGTGCGTAGATACTGTTATTAAAACAGTTTATGTGGATTCTCTTCCAACAGTAACGCTGAATTTCCCGGTGGATACTTTCTGCCACGATGATTCAATTCTTCTTTCAGGCGGATTACCTGCTGGCGGAATTTATTCAGGAAACGGAGTGTACGGAGGATCATTTTTAGCTGATAGTGTTTCAAACGGAATACATTTTATTGCTTATACCTATTATAACAGCGATTCTTGTTCTATCACTGTGTACGATACGGTTTATGTCAGTCCGTGTTTGGGAATAAATGAATTCTCGGGAGGAAATGTTTCTGTGGTTATCAGTCCAAATCCGTTCACAACAGAAACCATGATTTCGATTCAGGGGTATACATTTAAACACCAGAGTATAAAACTCTATGATATTTTTGGCAGATTGGTTTTACACTCGAAATTCGAAACCCGAAACGTAAAACTTGAAAGAGGAAATCTGATGAGCGGAGTTTATTTCTACAAAATAACTTCTGACGAAAAAATTTTCGCAACTGGCAAACTGATACTGGTTGATTAAACCCCGCACAATCGTCAGTTGACGAACAAAGGGTTAAACAAACCGCTCCCCTTTTTTAGATTTAACATCATTTACAAAATCGCGGATGCGCTGCTCGTCCTGCTTTTTGCAGATGAGAATGATGTCGTCTGATTCCACAATAATATAATCTTTCAGCCCTTCCACCACCACCAATTTATCTTTTGAAATATTCACAATGCAATTTTTACTTCCATACATCATTACATTTTTCCCAACAATTGCATTATCGTCATCATCTTTTTTGATATGGTTATAAAGCGAGCCGTAGGTTCCCAAATCGCTCCAGCCAATAAGCGAAGAACGCACATAAACATTATCAGCTTTTTCCAGAATTCCATAATCAACAGAAATATTTTTGCATTCAGCATATACTTTTTTTATTCCCTCCTCTTCTTTTGAAGAATTATATTTCACAGAAGAAAACACATTTGCCATTTCCGGAAGAAGTTTCTGGTATGCTTTCACAATACTTTTTGCTGACCATACAAAAATTCCGGCATTCCATAAAAAATCTCCGCTCTGCAAAAAAAACTTTGCCATCTCAGCATCAGGCTTCTCCGTAAATGTTTTGACTTTTTTAATTCGTCTGTCCTTTTCTTTTACGGGTGATTCAATGAATTGAATATAGCCATAGCCGGTATCAGGCCGGGTGGGTCGGATGCCAAGCGTAATCAGGCAATCTTCCGATTTGGATTTTCTAAAACAGGATTTTACCGCTTTGGCAAATGTTTGTTCTTTCAGAATAAGATGATCGGAAGGCGCGACAATAAGATTTGCTTTTTTGTTCTGAGAATAAATTTTGTAGGAAGCGTAAGCGATGCAAGGCGCTGTGTTTTTTCTGGCAGGTTCGCAAAGAAGATTTTCAATCTTGAGTTCCGGCAATTGCTCCATCACCAGGCTTTTGTATGCATCGTTCGTCACAATAAAAATATTTTCCTTCGGGCAAATGGAAAGAAATCGGTCAAAGGTGGCTTGCAAAAGAGTTCTGCCGATTCCAAGAATATCTATAAACTGCTTGGGATGCGCGGTGCGGCTCATAGGCCAGAAACGGCTTCCGATTCCGCCAGCCATTATCACGCAGTAATTATTTTTCATTGGCATTTTTCTAAACTAAAAAATGATTCTGAAACAAGTTCAGAATGGCTGTGTCAGTTTATTAAGTGCATTGCGAAGATTCATGATGATGCCGTCCACATCTTCCAGCCTGCAAGTTCCCACAGACAGGCGATACCAGCTTGATTCTTCCGAAGCGCCAAATGCATAGAAAGGAACCAGGGCAACTTTTGCCTCGTCAAGAATATATTTTGTGACATCTTTTGTTGTGGAAAGAATTTTTCCGTCAGAAGTTTTTTGTCCGTGCAAAGAAAACTGGACGGTGAGATAAATTGCCGCTTGAGGAGCAATAGAATCGACCTTAAATCCTTCATTCTTCAAACTCTGAAATCCTTTGTGAAATCCAACCAAGCGGTCATTCACTTTTTTTCTGATATCTGAAAGATAGCCGTCAACGGCTGAATCATTCATCAGGTAACGCGCAGTTGCCATTTGCTCAGGACGCGGAGCCCATGCTCCAATATGTCCGAGCATAGATTTCATTTTATCCACAATTTTTTTCGGACCCATTCCCCACCCTACACGTACTCCTGTTGCAGCAAATGCTTTTGAAATCCCGTCAACAAAAATGGTGTAATCTTTCATTTCCGGTCGGAGCGAAACAGGGTCATAATGTTTTGTATTCCCGAAAGTGAGTGTCCAGTAAATCTGGTCGTACATCAGGTAGAGAGGTTTCTGTCCGTTTTCTCGTCTGGCATTCTCTTCTAAAATCAAATCGCAAATCTCAGCAAGCGTTTCTTTAGAAAAAGTTGTACCCGTTGGGTTCAAGGGTGAGCATAGCGAAATCAATGTTGCATTCTTTATATGCTTTTTAAGATCAACAGCTGAAGGCATGAAATAATTTTCAACCGATGTTTCAATAAGGACAGGTTTTGCAGAGGAAAGATGAACATAGTGATTGTTATTCCATGATGGCACAGGAAAAATTACTGTATCGCCCGGATCAAGAATGGTTTTGTATATGGAATAAATCACAGGGCGTGCTCCACAGGCAATGATAATATTCTCAGGTTTAAAATCAAACCCCTGAAGGCGATTCAGAAAATGGCAGACCGCATTTCGCAATTCAGGAACACCTTCAGCAGGCGGATAATTAGTTTCGCCATTTTCATAAGCAGCAATAATTTCTCTCTTCAATTCTGCAGGAATAGGGAAAATTTTGGGATTAAAATCACCAATTGTCAGGTTATAAATCTTTTCTCCTTTTTTAATTTTATCGTTTACTTCCCAGGCAAGTTTGAGAATCTCAGAGCCGATGATGTTTTCAGCGATATCAGAAATGATAAGTTCCTTTGAAACGGGAGTAGTTGCAACGTTCATAAAGTGTTTTTTATTGATGCTGCTAAAATAGGAATTAATCCCAAACAGAAGTTTATATTTCTCCTATGAAAATCCTGACAGTTCCACTTTACATAACGCGTGAATCAGGTATTCGCGTTTCGTTCGGGTGTGAATGCATTTAAAGCGGGTCCGTCTTTTTTCTCCCTT from Bacteroidota bacterium includes these protein-coding regions:
- a CDS encoding endonuclease/exonuclease/phosphatase family protein; its protein translation is MKKLKTILSIFFRIAYFIFLLSLLLSYFAPYANPKPFWLFAFFGLAYPWLLIVNVLFLIWWIIRWKKLYWLSLIAILIGWNDMKNLFHFGSGNQNTKGGIKVLSYNVRNFDLYNWTHNTETRNKIFSFLKNESADIVCLQEFFQGDSGYFETLDTLIELTQSVDHHVKYTLTRRKTDHWGIATFSKYPILFKGKIPFKYKSNSICIFSDLKIGEDTVRVYNMHLQSISFGYADYRFIEALKKNNDTLDVEDIEIASKNILRRIKHAFIKRATQTEKILAHINACKYPVIICGDFNDTPFSYTYHAFAEKYLDSFMESGSGIGNTYIGDFPSYRIDYIFHSSQFTSSNFEIHSEELSDHYPVSCTLKPLPSSPLGR
- a CDS encoding rhomboid family intramembrane serine protease: MSFADDIKNVFSRSGSGLTRIILINVIVFLIVNIIDALIKFNGGGLSLTYWLAIPGNVSLALTHAWTCLTYMFLHEGLMHILFNMLWLFWIGKIFVEYLGSKRLVGVYLLGGLSGGILYLLMAVIAPLYFYNTFLLGASAGVMSVVIATAVLLPDYVIQLMFFGPVRLKYLALVSFILTSVLDISQNTGGKIAHIGGALFGVLFILQYKSGRDITKPVSVFLDWMQSLFLGRTKIKVSYRRKPSDEDYNQNQRAKQAKIDAILDKISKSGYEALTKEEKDFLFKASGRN
- a CDS encoding insulinase family protein — encoded protein: MSLHFQKFTLANGLRVIYHEDRSTPLVCMNILYDVGARDEDSSRTGFAHLFEHLMFGGSVNIPSYDEPLQRVGGENNAFTSNDITNYYLTLPTANLETAFWLESDRMLSLAFSEKSLEVQRNVVIEEFKQRYLNQPYGDIWLLLRPMVYKVHPYLWDTIGKDISHIAEAKMEDVRAFFKKFYCPNNAIMVLSGNTSLEEVKRLSEKWFGVIPRGPENKRNLPAEPEQKEFRSLTAEREVPFNALYQTYHMCSRKDKEYYTVDLLSDILSDGSSSRLYNQLVKNKKMFSELSAYADDSFDKGMFVISGKLLNGVKMEDAEKAIAEELEKLKKEKVQEKELQKVQNKVEATLEFSEMNIMNKALNLAVSELFGDAELANHEAEKYLAVTTEQIQQQAKQIFRKENCSTLYYLAKNN
- a CDS encoding insulinase family protein; the encoded protein is MEVVDRNKSPQVNQIKKIDLLRASETKLKNGIPVYHIKAGTQDLVKIELLFPAGMWHQTYPLVGSAASTMLNEGTSKRSAKEISEMLDYYGAFLHTEITHDFAVVGVHSLNKHLPHVLSVIEELISDSVFPQDEWDIYLQNKRQSFIVNNKKVSFVSRKKFAELLFGNDHPYGHNVMEDDFDKLKKEDAYNFYKKTYTAKGTIIVAAGNVTDSTLKLIEKYFGCLPQPPPLEGASRVKVLPNGEDLGGASGGSFLEEKKDALQSAIRIGKMLFTKPHPDYCAMQVVNTIFGGYFGSRLMANIREDKGYTYGIGSAVVSFSHAGYFTISTEVGAEVTKDAIKEIYFELSRMQTEKVSESELALVRNYMLGAFLRSIDGPFALADRFKGIYFSGLDYDYYNTFIETIRTITPEKIMELANKYLKKEEMIELVVGKK
- a CDS encoding NAD(P)H-dependent oxidoreductase; protein product: MYLIIYAHPDSKSFNYAMLKQVMSTLARKNIPYKVIDLYGINYNPVLSLEELKGKISEQTIEFQKMIKKATNIIFIFPVWWFRAPAILEGFCDKVFTVGFAYHYKHLFGVYGMPIRHLTDKRVTAFITHGAPAFPVKTIYVNAVKYRFILGFLSFCFNIFKCKIVQFWSVPFVGEEKRKNYLKKIVSVISNL
- the fumC gene encoding class II fumarate hydratase, which translates into the protein MDFRTEHDTMGEVKVPADKYWGAQTERSRNNFKIGPEASMPKEIIYAFAYLKKAAAHANFELKVLSQEKRDLISKVCDEILAGKLDEQFPLVIWQTGSGTQSNMNANEVIAYRAHVLSGGKLTDEKKVLHPNDDVNKSQSSNDTYPTAMHIAAYKQVHDITLPGMQLLHDTLKKKSDEFKNIVKTGRTHFMDATPLTLGQEFSGYTQQMANSIRAIKCALEMVRELALGGTAVGTGMNTPKGYDVLVAKKIAEFTGLPFVTAPNKFEALAAHDAMVELSGALKRSAVSLMKIANDIRILSSGPRSGIGELIIPDNEPGSSIMPGKVNPTQPEAMTMVCAQVIGNDVAVSIGGMNGHFELNVFKPVIAANVLQSARLIGDASVSFEKNCAVGIKPNMEIIKKHLDNSLMLVTALNTHIGYENAAKIAKKAHKENKTLKQAAIELGLVSAEQFDQWVRPEDMTGSLK
- a CDS encoding T9SS type A sorting domain-containing protein; the protein is MNHFSALKKTVYIFLFTLGFWILNSGFCSAQTIDSAEYFFDADPGTGNGMSISITAGDSLTDSLYVNTNGLNSGFHFVFFRVKDTNNVWSLYEGGLIFIYDTAMTASASIDSSEYFFSADPGVNNGITITIAPGDSTLDTVIVPTTGLLPGFHNLFARVMDTNAVWSLYEGTNFYLYDTIAQSVPASYPIESAEYFYDTDPGVGNGIAIANFSPADSIFLTDTLPSAPLTTGFHSLFLRVRDTMNVWSLYDWQSFVICNFIPVPDFTSDTVCLNNPTTFTDLSTNLDTSANYTYGWDFNNDGITDDTTKGNTSYTFLSSGTQTISLIVNNSNGCVDTVIKTVYVDSLPTVTLNFPVDTFCHDDSILLSGGLPAGGIYSGNGVYGGSFLADSVSNGIHFIAYTYYNSDSCSITVYDTVYVSPCLGINEFSGGNVSVVISPNPFTTETMISIQGYTFKHQSIKLYDIFGRLVLHSKFETRNVKLERGNLMSGVYFYKITSDEKIFATGKLILVD
- a CDS encoding mannose-1-phosphate guanylyltransferase; amino-acid sequence: MKNNYCVIMAGGIGSRFWPMSRTAHPKQFIDILGIGRTLLQATFDRFLSICPKENIFIVTNDAYKSLVMEQLPELKIENLLCEPARKNTAPCIAYASYKIYSQNKKANLIVAPSDHLILKEQTFAKAVKSCFRKSKSEDCLITLGIRPTRPDTGYGYIQFIESPVKEKDRRIKKVKTFTEKPDAEMAKFFLQSGDFLWNAGIFVWSAKSIVKAYQKLLPEMANVFSSVKYNSSKEEEGIKKVYAECKNISVDYGILEKADNVYVRSSLIGWSDLGTYGSLYNHIKKDDDDNAIVGKNVMMYGSKNCIVNISKDKLVVVEGLKDYIIVESDDIILICKKQDEQRIRDFVNDVKSKKGERFV